Proteins from a genomic interval of Paenibacillus sp. FSL H8-0048:
- a CDS encoding VOC family protein, with translation MTSPIRNQVGAVFIPVSDIERSKNWYCSLLGLPLDGEVLFGHLYDVPMQGPGIVLDSKIFTTESVLKVPTFHLLTEDIDAAYDYVKASGAEILTDIENDHWFNFKDPDGNVLMICRSVN, from the coding sequence GTGACAAGTCCGATACGCAATCAGGTTGGCGCTGTCTTCATTCCGGTTAGTGATATCGAAAGGTCCAAAAACTGGTATTGTAGCCTGCTGGGGCTGCCGCTGGACGGCGAGGTATTGTTCGGGCATCTGTATGATGTGCCGATGCAGGGACCGGGGATTGTACTGGACAGCAAAATATTCACGACGGAGTCCGTACTGAAGGTACCGACCTTCCATCTGCTTACAGAGGACATCGATGCCGCTTATGATTATGTCAAAGCCAGCGGAGCAGAGATCCTTACGGATATTGAGAATGACCATTGGTTTAACTTCAAGGACCCGGACGGAAATGTGCTGATGATCTGCCGCTCCGTCAATTAG
- a CDS encoding ABC transporter substrate-binding protein yields the protein MTIKGTKGLVLLLSSILLMTTAGCSSGDANAPDGAKASSKTEGSAPAIELRMTWWGSQTRHDLTTKMIKRFEEKNPGITIKPEYSGWDGYFDKLSTQVAGSNAPDIIQMDYAFLSDYAKRGTLLDLTPYTQDGTLRTEDHDSSMLSAGSIDGKLYAVTLGVNAPGVVYNASVLQELGIAEPQESWTWKDFAEMANAIAKKKGDGYYGTPDISGTTNIFEVFVRQNGSGLFAGNKLGVSQEVIDEWFKYWQELRDSGGATTAEVTAAMTNALETRPLSVGQSALDFAWSNQLITYQNVLKDQSQKLKMQVIPHMEGEQKIGEYLKPGQFISGNAKTKYPKEVAKLIDFMVNDPEGTAILGAERGVPVNSAVREQLKPSLTAEEQLIFDFIDVVSKHSSDIDPPYPQGFSEIDKNFKSASEQISFGQAGVPQVTEQFISGANAILDKAK from the coding sequence ATGACAATCAAGGGGACTAAAGGACTTGTACTGCTTCTAAGCTCCATATTGCTGATGACTACGGCCGGATGCTCATCCGGCGATGCGAATGCACCGGACGGAGCCAAGGCTTCATCCAAGACAGAGGGCTCGGCACCTGCAATTGAGCTGCGCATGACCTGGTGGGGCTCACAGACACGCCACGATCTGACCACCAAGATGATCAAGCGCTTCGAGGAGAAGAATCCGGGCATCACGATTAAACCGGAATATTCCGGCTGGGACGGCTATTTCGATAAGCTGTCTACTCAGGTAGCAGGCTCGAATGCTCCGGACATCATTCAGATGGACTATGCGTTCCTGTCCGATTACGCCAAGCGCGGCACCTTGCTTGACCTGACGCCTTATACCCAGGATGGCACGCTGCGGACAGAGGACCATGATAGCAGCATGCTCTCGGCAGGAAGCATTGACGGCAAATTGTATGCCGTTACCCTTGGAGTGAACGCTCCCGGCGTCGTCTATAACGCCTCTGTGCTACAGGAGCTGGGAATTGCGGAGCCGCAGGAGTCATGGACGTGGAAGGATTTTGCGGAGATGGCGAATGCGATTGCTAAGAAGAAGGGCGACGGCTATTATGGGACGCCGGATATTTCGGGCACTACGAACATCTTCGAGGTATTCGTGCGCCAGAACGGGAGCGGACTGTTCGCCGGGAACAAGCTCGGGGTCTCCCAGGAGGTCATCGATGAATGGTTCAAGTACTGGCAGGAGCTGCGGGACAGTGGCGGCGCTACAACGGCAGAAGTAACTGCCGCGATGACGAATGCGCTGGAGACCCGGCCGCTGTCCGTTGGCCAGTCTGCCCTTGATTTCGCCTGGTCCAACCAATTGATTACCTATCAGAATGTGCTGAAGGATCAGAGCCAGAAGCTGAAGATGCAGGTGATTCCGCATATGGAAGGAGAGCAGAAGATCGGCGAATATCTGAAGCCCGGCCAGTTCATCTCCGGGAATGCCAAGACCAAGTATCCCAAGGAGGTAGCGAAGCTCATCGACTTCATGGTCAACGACCCGGAAGGCACCGCTATTCTCGGGGCTGAACGGGGAGTGCCGGTCAATTCCGCAGTCCGGGAGCAGCTGAAGCCGTCGCTAACCGCCGAGGAGCAGTTAATCTTTGATTTTATCGATGTGGTCTCCAAGCATTCCAGTGATATTGACCCGCCTTACCCGCAGGGCTTCTCGGAGATTGATAAGAACTTCAAGAGCGCCAGCGAGCAGATATCCTTCGGTCAGGCTGGCGTTCCGCAGGTAACCGAACAGTTCATCTCCGGTGCTAACGCCATACTGGACAAGGCCAAATAA
- a CDS encoding carbohydrate ABC transporter permease codes for MKRRRAKMRYNQNGIALLFLSPWLLGLVCLTLGPMAASLYFSFTDYSILESSRWIGLDNFRTMLTADPLFIQSLKVTFIFVFVSVPLKLMFALAVALLLNKGIRGLGIYRTVYYIPTLLGGSVAIAMLWRKMLGGDGLLNQLLAMVGIQAPDWVSNPKYSLYSLILLSVWQFGSSMIIFLSGLKQVPPEYYDASSVDGAGKVGQFLHITLPVLSPVIFFNVIMQTITAFQSFTQAFIISNGSGGPVNSTLMYSLYLYKKGFSFFQMGYASAMAWVLVLLIGIFTLLLFGSSKLWVHYEDGGK; via the coding sequence ATGAAGCGGCGCAGAGCAAAGATGCGTTACAACCAGAACGGGATCGCCCTCCTGTTCCTGTCGCCCTGGCTGCTGGGGCTGGTGTGCCTGACCCTGGGGCCGATGGCGGCCTCACTCTATTTTTCTTTTACAGATTACAGTATTCTGGAGAGCTCCAGATGGATCGGATTGGATAATTTCAGAACGATGCTCACCGCAGATCCGCTATTTATTCAGTCGCTTAAGGTGACGTTTATCTTCGTATTCGTATCGGTGCCGCTGAAGCTGATGTTCGCCCTGGCGGTGGCCCTACTCCTTAACAAAGGAATACGGGGCCTCGGCATCTACCGGACGGTCTACTACATCCCTACGCTGCTTGGAGGCAGTGTCGCTATTGCGATGCTGTGGCGCAAGATGCTCGGCGGCGACGGGCTGCTGAATCAGCTATTGGCCATGGTGGGGATACAGGCGCCTGACTGGGTATCGAATCCCAAATACTCGCTGTATTCGCTGATTCTGCTGTCGGTATGGCAATTCGGTTCGTCGATGATCATCTTCCTGTCCGGGCTGAAGCAGGTGCCGCCGGAATATTATGACGCCTCTTCGGTGGACGGTGCAGGTAAGGTAGGGCAATTCCTGCATATTACGCTGCCGGTGCTGTCTCCGGTTATCTTTTTCAACGTCATCATGCAGACGATCACCGCCTTCCAGTCGTTCACCCAAGCGTTCATTATCAGTAACGGCAGCGGAGGACCGGTGAATTCCACCCTGATGTATTCCCTGTACCTGTACAAGAAGGGCTTCTCCTTCTTCCAGATGGGCTATGCCTCGGCGATGGCCTGGGTACTGGTGCTGCTGATCGGGATATTCACACTCCTGCTATTCGGCAGCAGCAAGCTGTGGGTGCATTATGAAGATGGGGGGAAATAA
- a CDS encoding hemolysin family protein, whose translation MGIGLSLTLVAILIILTAFFVATEFAVVRLRGSQVSQMVLDGKKNALAVQRVAANLDGYLSACQLGITITALGIGALAEPAFEQLLIPLFDLAGVSHNVSKPIAFALAFIIATFLHVVVGELAPKTAAINIPEKIGQFTAPLIIWFYRILYPLIWFMNGSANLLVRMFGMKPASEHGDAHSEDEIRLILSESYESGKINKAEYGYVNRIFTFDEMLAKEIMVPRTDMVCLFTDHSLQENIDIIRKEQYTRFPVADGSKDNIIGMINTKQLYLQYDNNPDFDFKSLILPLVTVSEVTPVKTLLTRMQKERVHIALLLDEYGGTSGLITIEDILEEIVGEIRDEFDEDERRNVEKLSDTHYLFDGNVSLLEVKDLTGLDFHDEEVTTIGGWLYSHMEEPAVGKSLTYEHVTLTVREMNRHRIRKVEILIDLPVTEDSDAHSE comes from the coding sequence ATGGGTATAGGACTTAGTTTGACGCTCGTGGCAATTTTGATTATTTTAACCGCATTTTTTGTAGCGACGGAGTTTGCAGTAGTGAGATTACGGGGAAGCCAGGTCAGCCAAATGGTGCTGGACGGCAAGAAGAACGCACTGGCAGTACAGCGGGTAGCCGCTAACCTGGACGGATATTTATCCGCCTGCCAGCTCGGTATCACGATTACTGCACTCGGGATCGGGGCATTGGCAGAGCCTGCTTTTGAGCAGCTGCTCATTCCATTGTTTGATCTGGCTGGTGTGAGCCATAACGTTAGTAAGCCCATTGCTTTTGCTTTGGCCTTCATTATCGCTACCTTCCTCCACGTCGTGGTCGGTGAGCTTGCACCGAAGACCGCCGCTATTAATATTCCGGAGAAAATTGGTCAATTTACCGCACCGCTGATTATTTGGTTCTACAGAATATTGTACCCTTTGATTTGGTTCATGAACGGTTCCGCCAACCTGCTCGTCCGTATGTTCGGCATGAAGCCTGCCAGTGAACACGGCGACGCGCACAGTGAAGACGAGATCCGCCTGATCCTGTCCGAGAGCTATGAGAGCGGCAAAATCAACAAAGCGGAATATGGTTATGTTAACCGGATTTTCACCTTTGATGAGATGCTCGCTAAGGAAATTATGGTTCCCCGGACAGATATGGTATGCCTGTTCACCGATCATTCGCTGCAGGAGAATATTGATATTATCCGCAAGGAGCAGTACACCCGCTTCCCTGTAGCTGACGGCAGCAAAGACAATATCATTGGTATGATCAATACCAAGCAGCTCTACCTGCAATACGACAACAATCCTGATTTCGATTTCAAAAGCCTGATCCTGCCGCTGGTGACCGTATCGGAAGTTACGCCAGTGAAAACACTGCTGACCCGTATGCAGAAGGAGCGCGTCCATATCGCCCTGCTGTTGGATGAATACGGCGGCACCTCCGGCCTGATTACGATTGAGGACATTCTCGAAGAGATCGTCGGTGAGATCCGCGATGAGTTCGACGAGGATGAGCGCCGCAATGTGGAGAAGCTGAGCGATACTCATTATCTGTTCGACGGCAATGTCTCCCTGCTGGAGGTCAAGGATCTTACCGGACTTGATTTCCATGATGAAGAAGTCACCACCATCGGCGGATGGCTCTACAGCCATATGGAAGAACCGGCTGTCGGCAAAAGCCTCACCTACGAGCATGTCACCCTGACCGTCCGCGAAATGAACCGCCACCGTATCCGCAAGGTGGAGATCCTGATCGATCTTCCAGTCACCGAAGATTCGGATGCACACAGCGAGTAA
- a CDS encoding MFS transporter, giving the protein MWNQMSLLQNPKQRKLLFSAGLSWMFDAMDVGMISFVVAALAKEWSLGPEKIGYLTSINSVGMAVGAAAAGIMADRFGRKSVLLWTLLIFSIASGLSAFAAGYAVLCVLRFIAGFGLGGELPVASTLVSESMPVKERGRAVVLLESFWALGWILSALIAYFVIPDYGWRVAFAIGAVPALYALYLRRAIDDSPKFAEIKKAPPVPLRKRVAAVWSAEHRRSTIMLWILWFTVVFSYYGMFLWLPTVMVLKGFSLVKSFEYVLIMTLAQLPGYFTAAYFIEKYGRKFVLVIYLLLTAVSAAWFGNSTTEGMLMAAGICLSFFNLGAWGGMYAYTPELYPTKIRSTGAGLATSFGRIGGIIAPTLVGLMVGKAVGIGSIFMIFFVTIVIGALAVLFLGKETKGLELE; this is encoded by the coding sequence ATGTGGAATCAAATGTCGCTGCTGCAGAATCCGAAGCAGCGGAAGCTGCTCTTCAGTGCAGGTCTAAGCTGGATGTTCGACGCGATGGATGTAGGGATGATCTCGTTCGTCGTGGCTGCACTGGCCAAGGAATGGTCGCTGGGACCGGAGAAAATCGGCTATTTAACCAGCATTAACTCAGTGGGGATGGCCGTCGGTGCGGCTGCAGCCGGGATTATGGCGGACCGCTTCGGCCGCAAATCGGTGCTGCTGTGGACGCTGCTGATCTTCTCGATTGCAAGCGGATTGTCGGCCTTCGCCGCAGGCTATGCAGTACTGTGTGTGCTGCGCTTCATTGCCGGCTTCGGGCTCGGCGGAGAGCTGCCGGTGGCTTCGACACTGGTATCCGAGAGCATGCCGGTCAAGGAAAGAGGCCGGGCTGTGGTGCTGCTGGAGAGCTTCTGGGCGCTCGGCTGGATTCTGTCGGCGCTGATTGCGTACTTCGTCATTCCAGATTACGGCTGGCGGGTCGCCTTCGCCATCGGGGCGGTACCGGCGCTATATGCGCTCTATCTGCGCAGGGCAATCGATGACTCACCGAAGTTCGCGGAGATCAAGAAAGCTCCTCCAGTGCCCCTGCGTAAGCGTGTGGCGGCAGTCTGGTCGGCAGAGCACCGCCGCTCGACCATCATGCTGTGGATTCTGTGGTTCACTGTAGTCTTCTCTTATTATGGAATGTTCCTGTGGCTGCCGACGGTAATGGTGCTGAAGGGCTTCAGTCTGGTCAAAAGCTTCGAATATGTGCTGATCATGACACTCGCCCAGCTGCCGGGATATTTCACCGCCGCCTATTTCATCGAGAAATACGGCCGCAAATTCGTACTGGTCATCTACCTCCTGCTGACAGCCGTCAGCGCGGCCTGGTTCGGGAATTCAACGACCGAGGGGATGCTGATGGCTGCCGGGATCTGCCTGTCGTTCTTCAACCTGGGAGCCTGGGGCGGGATGTACGCATATACGCCTGAGCTGTATCCGACTAAAATCCGTTCCACTGGTGCCGGACTCGCCACCTCCTTTGGACGGATAGGCGGCATTATTGCTCCAACGCTGGTCGGGCTGATGGTCGGCAAGGCGGTCGGGATCGGCTCCATCTTCATGATCTTCTTCGTCACGATTGTAATCGGCGCCTTGGCGGTGCTGTTCCTGGGGAAAGAAACGAAGGGACTGGAGCTAGAGTAG
- a CDS encoding carbohydrate ABC transporter permease, with the protein MDTGSASKSAIWLKHFIICLIAFVMLYPVLWLVGSSFKPANMIFSEIWFWPRQWNFHNYVSGWFGFQGSSFAKFLQNSALISLGAVLGNVITCSMAAYAFARLNFRFKALGFALMLMTIMLPLHVTLIPRYILFNSLGWVNTFAPLVLPKWMATDGFFIFLTVQFIRGLPKELDEAATIDGCGPVQIFSRIIIPLALPALITTMIFTFMWTWDDFFSQLIFLSDIGKYTVPLGLRLFLDSSSQSDWGPMFAMSVLSLVPCFILFITLQKYFVEGIATSGLKG; encoded by the coding sequence ATGGATACAGGCAGCGCATCGAAAAGTGCCATTTGGCTCAAGCACTTCATCATCTGTCTAATCGCCTTTGTCATGCTGTACCCGGTGCTGTGGCTGGTGGGCAGCTCGTTCAAGCCGGCGAATATGATTTTCTCGGAAATCTGGTTCTGGCCCCGGCAGTGGAACTTCCATAATTATGTAAGCGGCTGGTTCGGCTTCCAGGGCAGCTCCTTCGCCAAGTTCCTGCAGAACTCGGCTCTGATCTCTCTGGGGGCAGTGCTTGGCAATGTCATCACCTGCTCCATGGCAGCCTATGCATTCGCGCGGCTGAATTTCCGGTTCAAGGCACTGGGCTTCGCGCTGATGCTGATGACGATTATGCTGCCGCTGCATGTGACTCTTATCCCGCGTTATATCCTCTTTAACAGCCTGGGCTGGGTGAACACCTTCGCGCCGCTGGTTCTGCCCAAGTGGATGGCAACGGACGGCTTCTTCATCTTCCTGACGGTACAATTCATCCGCGGCTTGCCGAAGGAGCTGGACGAAGCGGCAACGATTGACGGCTGCGGGCCGGTTCAAATCTTCAGCCGGATTATCATTCCGCTGGCGCTGCCTGCGCTGATCACGACGATGATTTTCACCTTTATGTGGACCTGGGATGATTTCTTCAGCCAGCTCATCTTCCTTAGCGATATCGGAAAATACACAGTGCCGCTCGGGCTAAGGCTGTTCCTGGACTCCAGCTCGCAGTCGGATTGGGGCCCGATGTTCGCCATGTCGGTATTGTCGCTCGTGCCATGCTTCATTCTCTTCATCACGCTGCAAAAGTATTTCGTCGAAGGAATTGCGACATCCGGTCTGAAAGGATAG
- a CDS encoding GNAT family N-acetyltransferase, producing the protein MNVTLRELLPGDAAALLNLQHRLDGETAFMLLAPGERQSGIPQVEDMIRGLGQAENSLILGAEADGELAGYLSVEGGTFSRNRHSAYIVTGILKQYQGRGIGSALFSEMDRWARQCSLVRLELTVMQHNEGAVALYKRQGFEIEGLKPKSLLVDGQWVDEYYMGKVYS; encoded by the coding sequence TTGAACGTAACACTGCGGGAGTTGCTTCCGGGAGATGCAGCAGCGTTGTTGAACCTCCAGCATCGTCTGGACGGGGAAACCGCCTTTATGCTCCTGGCCCCGGGCGAGAGACAGAGCGGCATTCCACAGGTGGAAGACATGATTAGAGGCTTAGGCCAAGCGGAGAACTCGCTTATTCTGGGAGCGGAAGCAGACGGTGAGCTTGCAGGTTATCTGTCAGTCGAAGGAGGTACCTTCAGCCGCAATAGACACAGTGCTTATATTGTTACCGGCATCCTGAAGCAGTATCAGGGCAGGGGCATCGGCAGCGCATTGTTCAGTGAAATGGACCGGTGGGCCAGACAGTGCAGCCTGGTGCGTCTGGAGCTAACCGTGATGCAGCATAATGAAGGGGCGGTTGCGCTGTATAAGAGGCAAGGCTTTGAAATCGAGGGATTGAAGCCAAAATCGCTGCTGGTGGACGGGCAATGGGTGGATGAATACTATATGGGTAAAGTGTATAGTTAA
- a CDS encoding TrkH family potassium uptake protein gives MNLANLFFGHLKLTPPKILSLGFVVLIAAGTLLLSLPAASTGGRISFIDALFMATSATCVTGLAVIDTGTQLSTFGQIVLLVLFQFGGLGFVTMATLITLVLNKRISLKERLLLQESMNQNSMQGIVKLIRRVLIYSLVIQLTGAILLAARFVVDMPVGKAAYYGLFHSISIFNNAGFDLFGDIHGPFSGLTRYVEDPVVNITSMLLIFLGGIGFIVLSDVIDYRRSKRLMLHSKVVLATSAVLILVGAIIFFWLELNATLKPLHAGGKIMASFLQAITPRSGGVTTIEIPLLRESTQFLMILLMFIGAAPGSTGGGIKITTFAILASTAYAKLRGKEDIVMFRHRISKENVYRAITMTLLSLMLVVISTMLLSVTERADFLTVLFEAVSAFGTSGITMGLTTELTTIGKLLVIILMFVGRTGPLTLAYALKPKNSKELYRYPEGNITIG, from the coding sequence ATGAACTTGGCTAACCTTTTCTTTGGACATCTGAAGCTGACACCGCCCAAAATACTATCCCTCGGCTTCGTGGTCCTGATCGCTGCCGGAACCCTGCTGTTATCTCTGCCCGCTGCTTCTACGGGCGGAAGAATCTCTTTCATTGATGCGCTGTTCATGGCAACCTCGGCCACCTGCGTAACCGGACTTGCTGTTATCGACACCGGAACACAGCTCTCAACCTTCGGCCAGATCGTACTGCTGGTGCTGTTCCAGTTCGGCGGTCTCGGCTTCGTAACGATGGCGACGCTGATCACTCTGGTGCTGAACAAACGAATCTCATTGAAGGAACGCCTCTTGCTGCAGGAATCCATGAACCAGAACTCCATGCAGGGGATTGTGAAGCTGATCCGCCGGGTTCTAATCTATTCCCTGGTGATTCAGTTGACCGGGGCCATTCTGCTGGCTGCCCGATTTGTAGTGGATATGCCGGTAGGCAAAGCAGCTTATTATGGACTGTTCCATAGCATCTCCATCTTCAACAACGCGGGCTTCGATTTGTTCGGGGATATTCACGGGCCGTTCAGCGGATTAACCCGGTATGTAGAAGATCCTGTTGTGAATATTACCTCCATGCTGTTGATCTTCCTGGGCGGAATCGGCTTCATCGTCTTATCCGATGTGATCGATTACCGGAGGAGCAAGCGGCTGATGCTGCACTCGAAGGTTGTGCTGGCGACCTCAGCCGTGCTGATTCTGGTCGGAGCAATAATCTTCTTCTGGCTGGAGCTGAACGCTACACTGAAGCCGCTGCATGCCGGAGGCAAGATTATGGCCTCCTTCCTGCAAGCTATTACGCCCCGTTCCGGCGGCGTGACAACCATCGAGATTCCGCTGCTTCGGGAATCCACCCAGTTCCTGATGATTCTGCTGATGTTCATCGGGGCGGCTCCAGGCTCTACCGGCGGCGGAATCAAGATTACCACCTTTGCCATTCTGGCCAGCACCGCCTACGCCAAGCTGCGCGGCAAAGAAGATATTGTAATGTTCCGCCACCGGATCTCGAAGGAGAATGTCTATAGGGCTATTACCATGACCTTACTCTCACTGATGCTGGTGGTTATCTCCACGATGCTGCTGTCCGTAACAGAGCGCGCAGATTTCCTGACCGTATTGTTCGAGGCAGTGTCCGCCTTCGGCACCTCAGGCATCACCATGGGACTGACCACAGAGCTGACCACGATCGGCAAGTTGCTGGTAATCATTCTTATGTTCGTGGGCCGGACCGGACCGCTTACCCTGGCCTATGCGCTGAAGCCGAAGAACAGCAAGGAGCTGTACCGTTACCCGGAAGGCAATATCACCATCGGATAA
- a CDS encoding aminopeptidase, with the protein MSMTETELQDKLSKYADLAVQIGVNVQPGQILVVNAPITAAGFVRLITAKAYAIGASQVKVNWSDEFITRQQFEHASPEVFTKAPTWFAGEMTELAENGAAFLSVIAENPDALKGIDPERIANFQKTRGAALTKYRELQMSDKVSWSIVAIPSQPWADKVFPELPADQRVDKLWEAIFHTVRLDREDPVAAWQEHLDTLESKANVLNAKKYASLHYIAPGTDLSIELPEGHLWAQGDSINAKGHSFVANMPTEEVFTAPKKTGVNGTVRSTKPLSYGGNVIDCFSITFEQGRITSVSAEQGQEALEYLISLDEGAKYLGEVALVPHKSPISESGILYFNTLFDENASNHLAIGTAYAFCLEGGKEMTQDELTARGLNNSVTHVDFMIGSAEMDIYGITADGKREPVFQKGNWAF; encoded by the coding sequence ATGTCAATGACTGAAACAGAGCTTCAGGACAAGCTAAGTAAATACGCTGATTTAGCAGTACAAATCGGTGTGAATGTTCAGCCGGGACAAATCCTGGTCGTGAACGCCCCGATCACTGCGGCCGGGTTCGTCCGCCTGATTACGGCCAAGGCTTATGCCATCGGTGCCAGCCAGGTGAAGGTGAACTGGAGTGACGAATTCATCACCCGCCAGCAGTTCGAGCATGCGTCGCCCGAAGTATTCACCAAGGCCCCAACCTGGTTTGCCGGTGAAATGACTGAGCTTGCCGAGAACGGTGCCGCCTTCCTGTCGGTCATTGCCGAGAACCCGGATGCCCTCAAAGGCATTGATCCTGAGCGGATTGCGAACTTCCAGAAGACTCGTGGGGCAGCGCTTACGAAATACCGTGAATTACAGATGTCCGATAAGGTTAGCTGGAGTATTGTAGCGATCCCGTCCCAGCCATGGGCAGACAAAGTTTTCCCTGAACTCCCTGCTGACCAGCGCGTAGACAAGCTGTGGGAAGCTATCTTCCATACCGTCCGCCTGGACCGTGAGGACCCTGTTGCCGCCTGGCAGGAGCATCTCGACACCCTTGAGTCGAAGGCTAATGTTCTTAACGCGAAAAAGTACGCCAGCCTGCATTACATAGCCCCTGGAACTGACCTTAGCATCGAGCTGCCTGAAGGCCATTTATGGGCGCAGGGGGACAGCATCAATGCCAAAGGTCATTCTTTTGTCGCCAACATGCCGACGGAAGAAGTCTTCACGGCTCCCAAGAAAACCGGCGTGAACGGTACAGTCCGCAGCACGAAGCCGCTCAGCTACGGCGGGAATGTGATTGACTGCTTCTCAATTACTTTTGAACAAGGCCGGATTACCAGTGTGAGCGCAGAGCAGGGCCAGGAAGCCCTCGAATATCTGATCAGCCTCGATGAGGGCGCCAAATATCTGGGGGAAGTCGCGCTGGTGCCGCATAAGTCGCCGATCTCGGAATCAGGGATTCTCTACTTCAATACCTTGTTTGACGAGAATGCCTCCAACCATCTGGCTATCGGTACCGCCTATGCCTTCTGTCTGGAAGGTGGCAAAGAAATGACCCAGGACGAACTGACCGCCCGCGGCCTCAATAACAGTGTGAC
- a CDS encoding DUF1836 domain-containing protein — MEAFTLSRIEMSGLLLSLGPNSERKPLHILQEAWTKFHRDEVREGTSLPAFLSTDIPPILHKLIKGSGVKGLSLGEIASLGGLIEYSTLSVSAMQNWVKRDFKEYLGSPREGKKYSINQAAILFIIDDLKAALDFESIRQLFRMLFLAPERDDDDLVEPAQLYHGYAELFEEIKSRSPVPAEGQALTGNPKEYQWKSDSGIKSAMDKMMKRLSHLSRGQRDAVQNMLLIAAISVQTCYFQAMARQYFNAVLFLDF; from the coding sequence ATGGAAGCTTTTACACTTAGCCGGATAGAGATGTCCGGACTGTTACTGTCTCTAGGGCCGAACTCGGAGCGGAAGCCGCTCCATATTCTGCAGGAAGCCTGGACGAAGTTCCACCGCGACGAGGTGCGGGAGGGGACAAGTCTGCCCGCTTTTCTATCCACGGATATCCCCCCGATTCTGCATAAGCTGATTAAAGGCAGCGGCGTCAAAGGGCTGTCCCTGGGTGAAATTGCTTCGCTTGGCGGTCTGATTGAGTATTCCACGTTATCCGTCTCTGCTATGCAGAATTGGGTGAAGCGAGATTTCAAGGAATATCTCGGGTCCCCGCGTGAAGGGAAGAAGTACTCCATTAATCAGGCGGCCATCCTATTTATAATAGACGATCTGAAGGCGGCGCTTGATTTCGAGAGCATCAGGCAGCTCTTCCGAATGCTGTTCCTGGCGCCTGAACGTGATGACGATGATCTGGTGGAACCGGCCCAGCTGTATCACGGGTATGCGGAGCTGTTCGAGGAGATTAAGAGCCGTTCCCCGGTTCCGGCTGAGGGACAGGCTTTGACAGGGAATCCCAAGGAATATCAGTGGAAATCGGACAGCGGAATTAAGTCGGCCATGGACAAAATGATGAAGCGGCTCAGCCACCTGAGCAGAGGGCAGCGGGATGCGGTGCAGAATATGCTGCTGATTGCTGCGATCTCGGTGCAGACCTGTTATTTTCAGGCGATGGCCCGGCAATATTTTAATGCGGTGTTATTCCTTGATTTTTGA